The sequence ACAGGCGAACGGCATCATCAACTTCATGGGTGGCGTGGGTGCCTTGCTGGCCTACTTCGGCGGCAAGGTGCTCTACGACATGAACTACGCCTACCCGTTCTTTGCAGGCGCGGCCATAATGCTTCTCGCAAACTTGCTCGTCGTCCTCTTCGTTCCCGAGCCCGAGGAGTACCGCGTCTCCGGTGAAAAAATCAGCCTGCGGAAGCTTCTTTCTGAAACATCCCGCAAGAGCTTTGGCGAGCTTAAAGAGAACCTCAAGGACGTTTTCGCCAGCCACGAGAAAAGCCTGTTCTTCATGCTGCTCTCCATATTCTTCTGGTTCATTGCCTTCAACTCTGTGGAGACGTTCTTCACAAGCTACGCAAAGTACCACCTTGGCATCGAGGAGAGCACCGGTGCCTTCATGATGGGTGTCGTTTCGCTCAGCTTCATGCTCTTTGCCATTCCCGCTGGTCTGCTAGGCGGCCGTGTGGGGAGGAAAAAGACCATCACGGCAGGGCTGATCATGGTGAGTGCCGCCATGCTGGGGGCCTACCTACTCGGGGAGACTTCAAAACCTGGAAGCAGCGCCCTAACTGACCCCGTGGTGCTGAAGTTCATGGTGCTCTTCTTCTTTGGTGGCATTGGATGGGCGATGGTCAACGTCAATTCCCTTCCAATGGTTGTGGATATGACGACCGAAGAGAAGCTCGGAGGCTACACCGGCCTCTATTACTTCTTCAGTCAGGCGGCCAACTTAGTCGCGCCTCCGCTGGCAGGGGCCTTCCTCGACGTGATCGGGTACAAGACCCTCTTGCCATTCGCGGTTGTGTTCTTCCTGCTGGCGGCTCTAACAATGCAGTTCGTCAAGCGCGGAGATGTCATCATGTACAAGGGGGATGCACTGGACTACGTGCCGGATATGGACTAAGATCCTTTTATTTATCCCACTGTTATTTCCTCTTTGATGTGATAAAACCTCCACACTGGAAAATTCGCAAAATTGGGGTGAGAACCATGGAAAGAAAAGCCTTCAACTGGGGTGTTGTCCTAGGTCTTGCACTGCTGGGCTTCAGCAGGAGCGTGGGCTGGGCGCTCAACAAGGGCCTGTCGTTTCCACTGCTCTCAAGTTACACGAACTCAGCCTTTGTTAGAGGAACTATCCTGGCCCTTGAGGGTATTATCGGACTGGTAGTCCCTCCGCTCCTAGGGTACTACAGTGATACCCTCCAATCAAAGCACGGCAGAAGAAGACCCTTCATAATGATCGGTGGTCTTCTTGCGGGGATAGCCGCGCTGATTGTATACACTGCCTATGCTATGGGCGTGCCCCTATGGGGCTTCACCCTGAGCCTGGGCTTCTTCTACCTCTCAATGCATCTCTATACTGCCCAGTACAGAGCCCTAATGCCAGATACGGTTGAAAGTGGCCAGAGGGGAAGGGCGAGCGGTGTTATTACGCTTTTCGAATGGGCAGGGAACCTACTCCTCTTCGGACTGGCAGGATATCTCATAGCTAAGGCCATAGACGAAACGGGCGAAAGTGAGGGGATAAAGGCCCTTGCACAGACTCCATATTTAAAAATACCCTTCCTAGTGACCGCGGCCTTCCTTATAGGTGCGGCTCTCTTTGTTTATTTCGTTATCAGGGAACCCAAAGCTCCTAAGATCGAGGAAAATGAGAGCCTTGGTGACTACCTTAAGAGCATCGTTGAAAACAGGGATTTCCTCAAGTTCTACACGGCACAGACGCTCTGGTGGATGAGCTTTGAGTTCATAGGGATGTTCCTCTATGGGATCCTTGCCTACATACTACACGGTTCCGCCACGGAGGAGAACATAAAAGCCGTGACATCACTAGGCCTCTACCTGATGGCTCTGTTCAACGTAACGGTCCTCATCGGTGCCCTGCCGGGTGGGATAATCTACGACAAACTTGGGAGGCGCCTCAGCATCATCATTGGAGGGGTAATCTTCGCCCTTCCTCAGATATGGGGCTGGTTCATAACGAGCAAGACCGAGATAGCAATTGCCCTCGGGGTGGCCGGGATTGGCTGGGGTGTGCTGATGGCCGCTTCTTATCCGGTAATCGGAGACCTCCTCACAAAATTTGAAAGGGAAGCCTTTACCGGTAGATACTACGGCTTCTTTGAAGCCACGCGCTCCCTCCCAGTGCTGTTGGCGGGAGTCATCGGTGGTGCGATAGTTGACCTCGCAGGCAAAAATTACAGGGTTCTGTTCCCGATAGGGGCACTGCTCGTTTTACTTGCAATGCCTATGGTATGGTTCATGAAAAACCTCGACGAGATATCGGAGAAAGAAGAGGAACCAAGAAATGAAGAGTGGAAGGAGGTATAAGCATGCCGTGGCCCCTCCTTTTGATTTTCGCTGCTCTCATTTTTCTAGGATTTGCCGCATTTGTTGGGTATAAAATGGTCAAGCCGCCGCGCTTTGTCGGCGACTGGACGCCCAGAGACCTCGGCCACGACTACGAAGATGTCACCATTGAGACGAGGGACGGGCTCAAGCTCAGCGGCTGGTGGATTCCAAACGGCGACAAAACGGTAATTCCCCTTCACGGCTACACGAGGAGCAGGTGGGACGAGGTATACATGAGGCAGACCATCGAGTTCCTGCTTAACGAAGGCTACAGCGTCCTTGTCTTTGACTTCCGCGCCCACGGAAAGAGCGAGGGCAACTACACGACGGTCGGAGAGAGGGAGCTTATTGACGTCCTCTCCGCCGTTGACTGGCTGAAGAAGAACCACCCGGAGAAGGCGGAAAAGATAGGGCTCGTCGGCTTCTCCATGGGGGCGGTGGTCACGATAAGGGCACTCGCAGAGGACGAGAGGATTGCCTGCGG is a genomic window of Thermococcus guaymasensis DSM 11113 containing:
- a CDS encoding SLC45 family MFS transporter, with amino-acid sequence MEFKYSRIFLLGFGFFGISIIWSLYNAYIPIFLQDTFKMSRTVTGFVMTIDNLFAVLLLPFLGALSDKTRTRLGRRKPYILMGAPSAALMFALIPVARAYENLALFMGTIILMNFFMALFRSPVIAFMPDITPSEKRSQANGIINFMGGVGALLAYFGGKVLYDMNYAYPFFAGAAIMLLANLLVVLFVPEPEEYRVSGEKISLRKLLSETSRKSFGELKENLKDVFASHEKSLFFMLLSIFFWFIAFNSVETFFTSYAKYHLGIEESTGAFMMGVVSLSFMLFAIPAGLLGGRVGRKKTITAGLIMVSAAMLGAYLLGETSKPGSSALTDPVVLKFMVLFFFGGIGWAMVNVNSLPMVVDMTTEEKLGGYTGLYYFFSQAANLVAPPLAGAFLDVIGYKTLLPFAVVFFLLAALTMQFVKRGDVIMYKGDALDYVPDMD
- a CDS encoding MFS transporter; this translates as MERKAFNWGVVLGLALLGFSRSVGWALNKGLSFPLLSSYTNSAFVRGTILALEGIIGLVVPPLLGYYSDTLQSKHGRRRPFIMIGGLLAGIAALIVYTAYAMGVPLWGFTLSLGFFYLSMHLYTAQYRALMPDTVESGQRGRASGVITLFEWAGNLLLFGLAGYLIAKAIDETGESEGIKALAQTPYLKIPFLVTAAFLIGAALFVYFVIREPKAPKIEENESLGDYLKSIVENRDFLKFYTAQTLWWMSFEFIGMFLYGILAYILHGSATEENIKAVTSLGLYLMALFNVTVLIGALPGGIIYDKLGRRLSIIIGGVIFALPQIWGWFITSKTEIAIALGVAGIGWGVLMAASYPVIGDLLTKFEREAFTGRYYGFFEATRSLPVLLAGVIGGAIVDLAGKNYRVLFPIGALLVLLAMPMVWFMKNLDEISEKEEEPRNEEWKEV
- a CDS encoding alpha/beta hydrolase, which encodes MPWPLLLIFAALIFLGFAAFVGYKMVKPPRFVGDWTPRDLGHDYEDVTIETRDGLKLSGWWIPNGDKTVIPLHGYTRSRWDEVYMRQTIEFLLNEGYSVLVFDFRAHGKSEGNYTTVGERELIDVLSAVDWLKKNHPEKAEKIGLVGFSMGAVVTIRALAEDERIACGVADSPPIYLNKTGARGLKYFANLPEWLYHFVKPFTKLFTGGKELNMLEYADRVKKPLLLIAGENDPLVSPEEVREFYERNKKVNPDVELWVTDAPHVRTLKLYPEEWKTKVREFLKKWLE